From Pontibacter actiniarum, a single genomic window includes:
- the rpiB gene encoding ribose 5-phosphate isomerase B: protein MALNIAIGGDHAGYTYKGMIKEVLAALGHQVQDFGPDSDASVDYPDHVHPLAKAVVSKEADFGILICGSGNGVAMTANKYQEIRAALCWEVELAKLAREHNNANVLCIPARFVSEEVAKEMVRTFLGTAFEGGRHLNRVNKIAAC, encoded by the coding sequence ATGGCACTTAACATCGCAATTGGCGGCGACCACGCCGGCTATACTTACAAGGGTATGATAAAGGAGGTGCTGGCAGCGCTGGGCCACCAGGTACAGGACTTCGGCCCTGACTCAGACGCCTCGGTAGACTATCCGGACCACGTGCACCCGCTGGCAAAGGCCGTGGTTAGCAAAGAGGCTGATTTCGGCATCCTGATATGCGGTAGCGGCAACGGGGTGGCCATGACGGCAAACAAGTACCAGGAAATACGCGCGGCACTGTGCTGGGAGGTAGAGCTGGCAAAGCTGGCCCGCGAGCACAACAACGCCAACGTCCTTTGTATTCCGGCCCGCTTCGTGTCGGAGGAAGTGGCGAAGGAGATGGTGCGGACGTTTTTGGGAACAGCCTTTGAGGGTGGCCGCCACCTGAACAGGGTGAACAAAATCGCCGCCTGCTAA
- the tatC gene encoding twin-arginine translocase subunit TatC — translation MDQSFLEEEQQQEMSFMDHLEELRWHIIRALGSIFVFATIAFLAKGFVFHDIILAPSRTDFLSYRVMCELGQKFGTDALCFSEMGFTIQSRQMSGQFAMHLLVSAVLGLACAFPYAFWEIWRFIRPGLYPQERKSSQGAVFFVGILFAMGLLFGYYVVSPISINFLAGYQVDPTIINEFDLSSYISTLTTLCLSCAFMFEMPVIVYFLTKAGLITAETMKLYRRHALIIILVVGAIITPPDVVSQVLISLPLMLLYEASIQIAHSIRKKDLKRLNENNTQE, via the coding sequence ATGGATCAATCTTTTTTAGAGGAAGAGCAGCAGCAGGAGATGTCCTTTATGGACCACCTGGAGGAGTTGAGGTGGCATATCATCAGGGCCTTGGGCTCTATCTTTGTATTTGCTACGATCGCTTTTCTGGCAAAAGGCTTCGTCTTCCACGACATTATACTTGCCCCCTCCCGCACGGATTTCCTGAGCTACAGGGTGATGTGTGAGCTGGGGCAGAAGTTTGGAACGGACGCCTTGTGCTTTAGTGAGATGGGCTTTACGATCCAGAGCCGGCAGATGAGCGGGCAGTTTGCCATGCACTTGCTGGTTTCTGCCGTGCTGGGCCTGGCCTGTGCCTTCCCGTATGCTTTCTGGGAGATCTGGCGCTTTATAAGACCGGGCCTGTATCCGCAGGAGCGAAAAAGCTCGCAGGGGGCGGTGTTCTTTGTGGGAATCCTGTTTGCGATGGGCCTGCTGTTTGGCTACTATGTGGTATCGCCGATCTCGATCAACTTCCTGGCAGGCTATCAGGTTGACCCCACGATTATAAATGAGTTCGACCTGTCTTCTTACATTTCCACGCTTACCACGCTGTGCCTCTCCTGCGCCTTTATGTTTGAGATGCCGGTGATCGTGTACTTCCTGACGAAGGCGGGCCTGATAACTGCGGAGACAATGAAGCTGTACCGCCGCCATGCCCTGATCATCATACTGGTGGTGGGCGCTATTATCACGCCTCCCGATGTGGTGAGCCAGGTGCTGATCTCGTTGCCGCTGATGCTGCTGTACGAGGCAAGTATACAAATCGCGCATTCTATCCGTAAAAAGGATTTGAAGCGACTTAACGAAAATAACACGCAAGAATAA
- the glyA gene encoding serine hydroxymethyltransferase, producing the protein MQKDTAIFDLIAKEKTRQTHGIELIASENFVSDQVMQAMGSVMTNKYAEGLPGKRYYGGCEVVDQSEQLAIDRAKELFGVEWVNVQPHSGAQANAAVMLAVLQPGDKILGFDLSHGGHLTHGSPVNFSGKLYNPSFYGVEQETGLIDFDKVVEAARRERPKLIICGASAYSRDWDYKKLRQAADEVGALLLADISHPSGLIARGLLNNPFEHCHIVTTTTHKTLRGPRGGMIMMGKDFENPFGLKTPKGETRMMSSVLDGAVFPGTQGGPLEHVIAAKAVAYFEALSADYLTYVKQVRQNAQAMAKAFNDRGYNIISGGTDNHMMLIDLRSKGITGKLAENTLVKADITINKNMVPFDDKSPFVTSGMRVGTAAITTRGLKEQDMARIVEYIDTVLTNNDNDSKIAAVRSDINNWMQEYPLFAY; encoded by the coding sequence ATGCAAAAAGATACAGCTATATTTGACCTGATTGCGAAGGAAAAAACACGCCAGACACACGGTATTGAACTGATCGCCTCTGAGAACTTTGTCTCGGACCAGGTGATGCAGGCCATGGGCAGCGTGATGACAAACAAATATGCCGAAGGCCTGCCGGGTAAGCGCTACTACGGTGGCTGCGAAGTGGTAGACCAGTCGGAGCAGCTGGCAATTGACCGTGCCAAGGAGCTTTTTGGTGTAGAGTGGGTAAACGTACAGCCGCACTCCGGCGCGCAGGCAAACGCAGCGGTTATGCTGGCGGTGCTGCAGCCGGGCGATAAGATTCTGGGCTTTGACCTGTCTCATGGCGGTCACCTGACCCACGGCTCTCCTGTTAACTTCTCAGGAAAGCTGTACAACCCGAGCTTCTACGGCGTGGAGCAGGAGACGGGCCTCATCGATTTCGATAAAGTGGTGGAGGCGGCTCGCCGCGAGCGCCCTAAGCTGATTATTTGCGGCGCCTCTGCTTATAGCCGCGACTGGGACTACAAGAAGCTGCGCCAGGCGGCCGACGAAGTTGGTGCCCTGTTGCTGGCCGACATCTCCCACCCTTCCGGGCTGATCGCCCGTGGCCTGCTGAACAATCCATTTGAGCATTGCCACATTGTCACCACTACGACACACAAGACACTGCGTGGCCCGCGTGGCGGCATGATCATGATGGGGAAAGACTTTGAGAACCCATTTGGCCTCAAGACGCCGAAAGGTGAAACGCGTATGATGTCATCGGTGTTGGACGGGGCAGTATTCCCGGGCACGCAGGGTGGCCCGCTGGAGCACGTAATCGCAGCGAAGGCCGTAGCGTACTTCGAGGCGCTTTCTGCCGACTACCTGACGTATGTGAAGCAGGTGCGGCAGAATGCGCAGGCAATGGCCAAGGCTTTTAACGACCGCGGCTACAACATTATATCCGGCGGTACAGACAACCACATGATGCTGATTGACCTGCGCTCAAAGGGTATCACGGGGAAGCTGGCCGAGAACACGCTGGTAAAAGCGGATATCACCATCAACAAAAATATGGTGCCGTTTGATGACAAGTCTCCGTTCGTGACCTCAGGGATGCGCGTGGGCACAGCTGCCATTACTACCCGCGGCCTGAAAGAGCAGGACATGGCACGCATTGTGGAGTACATCGACACCGTGCTGACAAACAATGACAATGACAGCAAAATTGCGGCTGTGCGCAGCGATATAAACAACTGGATGCAGGAGTATCCGCTTTTTGCTTACTAA
- a CDS encoding IPT/TIG domain-containing protein codes for MAQLYNPPIHRLLRALLLQCLFLTGLITQGFAQTAAPALASFDGPWAKGAQAGIATAGLSADGAELDPSTSGGSAQFKSTSSVVTVNFGAVPAGARLSFSLKAATTQETYSTSMTVESSTDGVDYSSTLATISGQSKDEQSRYSYSLPENTTHVRFRMTGRTDANLLLDAIKVAVAPEIFSFSPAEGGFNTPVTIVGSGFTGATAVYFGGVAATVVSVNSDTEIIANVPAGAPTGKIAVELPSGTSESYTDFTVYAPVITTKLSPLSGAAGTIVTINGQYFSGATEVAFNGVTGSIVAGSVSDTQLKAVVPLGATTGKVSVTTPAGTGKSIALFTVPAPAFTAPEFTPATAATDAALTISGTGLSSVTKVTFLGVEADASDDVTVDVASPASSDTELVVNVPATAKTGKLKLTSLNGTATSTGTFTFIPAPVIASFSPAVGLAGTEAAPGTEVTITGRNFEGVTQVAFANNATIDVTGAALVDNGDGTSSFRVTVPQGAVTGPLSVTTPGGTATSTENFVVYQTPVIASFTTTARPGDVITITGSGFTGVEQVTFLGLSENGADDLSVATTSVTDTEITVVVPTGAVTGELAVTNAAGTGTTGALTPSEFTVDPTPYISSLSPAEGIVGDNITIIGQNLSGATAVTFFNDIPADLTNVTVVTEENGIQSLTVAIPAGATTGAVSVTTDAGTATSTEELTVILDPINIAFATTEGRAGDTFSITGDNFTGVTAVTVGGEAVDYTFVDDKEIKVTLTPNAVTGVIAVTNAAGTGVSEGEFTVLTTPLITGFNPVKGLVGTEVTITGKLLSQIDGVTFGASAAVAPVSASATQVVVLVPADATTGTITISGANGTATSTESFTVVLPPQIADFSPKVGPVGTEVTITGNNFTDISAVKFNDLDAVSYTVTADGDSITAIVPEDAAKGFITITNPAGTASTEGMEGIESTMFEVPAPSITGLDKTEGFVGEPVVIAGQYFTGADSVMFNGVTSASFTVDNDGQITAYPPAGAGEGVITVYTTSGSGSSESLFKVLSPEITDVYVNVPENTVNEGYAGTEVTIVGNYFQGTDIEVKFGEVTATFTPVAGEETTKLVAMVPQARFNQSVAPISVTTESGTGESEETFKTLVPEQITFTPAQGRVGDEVTVSGVYLKNVVSINFNGASVGISSEGQTNPTGDEVTSFTVQVPVDANTGVISVTTTSGTGASATNFTVLAPDVMTIDPTEGRVALTVVKITGQYFDQASKVTFLGDVTTSADDVVLSTGSFSVVSDTEISVEVPAGAKTGPIAVTTPSGTDNSPTFTVLAPVITSFSPEKGQVNRTMFAINGQYFTNATKVTFLSGSAPDVDATMFFVNTDGQLTVAVPVGAKTGRISVTTPSGTAISEMDFTVLTPFITSIEPTEGSKVGETITITGSYFEDLIKVVFRGPNAASTADDVEVQAADLLSKSGTVLTLAVPQGARTGSIGVETLSGTGVSASYKIIPELYDFYVTGEPGVKEGPFGTSITIKGMSLINATRVTVNGVTATNLVRVDNETLTARIPTGSRTGKIAVTTPGGTVTNTEDFVVTSPIIDNLTPTSGKIGSTLVIKGVNLHDVGKVEFGNGVATSQFTESADGASLSVVVPKGAATGKVTVYTLAGPAAVSSQTFTVIVPVITVSTNELNFTAKAGEESAVQTYTVSATNLESAVTVTAPRGGLFLISADGVTFGGSLTLAQPADNTLAPTTVYVKFSSADEDFYVSSISHTATNAVTKSVTVTGNSTPPTTPLPVELVSFNATVQGEKAQLTWVTASEENNSHFEVEMSLNGVGGFVKVGRVNSKLTNSTVRTTYGFTHSLGNESGTRYYRLKQVDLDGTSSYSKVVAVAVKARELVQQLLVAPNPINYNSKVFITAEVEGKAALKLHSISGKKVYAKVIELHQGQNEVQLPVYDKLTKGMYVLTVELNGQVYQVKVLKE; via the coding sequence ATGGCACAACTCTACAATCCCCCTATTCACCGACTCCTCAGGGCGCTGCTGCTGCAGTGTTTGTTCTTGACTGGTCTCATAACCCAGGGCTTCGCACAAACAGCGGCACCGGCTTTGGCTTCCTTTGATGGCCCCTGGGCTAAGGGAGCACAGGCTGGCATTGCTACAGCGGGCCTAAGCGCGGATGGCGCCGAACTGGACCCGAGCACAAGTGGCGGCTCTGCGCAGTTTAAGAGCACTTCGTCTGTCGTGACAGTAAACTTTGGTGCCGTTCCTGCTGGGGCACGCCTAAGCTTCTCACTGAAAGCGGCGACCACGCAAGAGACGTATAGCACGAGCATGACTGTGGAAAGCTCTACAGACGGTGTGGACTACAGCAGTACGCTGGCCACTATCTCCGGGCAATCGAAGGATGAGCAAAGCCGCTATTCCTACTCACTGCCTGAAAACACAACGCATGTGCGATTCAGGATGACAGGGCGGACGGATGCTAACTTATTGTTAGATGCTATCAAAGTTGCCGTGGCTCCGGAGATTTTCTCTTTTTCTCCCGCAGAGGGCGGGTTTAACACCCCAGTAACGATCGTAGGTAGCGGCTTTACAGGTGCTACAGCAGTGTACTTCGGAGGTGTGGCTGCCACTGTAGTGAGTGTTAACTCAGACACAGAAATTATAGCTAATGTGCCTGCTGGTGCCCCAACAGGTAAAATTGCGGTAGAGCTGCCAAGCGGCACGAGCGAGAGCTACACTGACTTTACAGTGTATGCGCCTGTTATCACAACAAAGCTGTCGCCGTTGTCTGGTGCGGCCGGCACCATTGTTACTATTAACGGTCAATACTTCTCAGGGGCGACAGAAGTCGCCTTTAACGGGGTGACAGGCTCCATCGTAGCGGGTTCCGTTTCCGATACACAGTTAAAGGCCGTTGTTCCTTTGGGTGCCACAACCGGAAAGGTCTCTGTTACTACTCCGGCAGGCACAGGTAAAAGCATTGCGCTCTTCACAGTACCTGCCCCGGCATTTACTGCTCCAGAGTTTACCCCTGCTACGGCTGCAACTGATGCTGCGCTTACCATTTCAGGCACAGGCCTGTCAAGTGTTACAAAGGTTACTTTCCTGGGTGTTGAGGCGGATGCCTCGGACGACGTTACCGTGGATGTTGCCTCCCCAGCAAGCAGCGATACAGAACTGGTGGTAAATGTGCCCGCTACTGCTAAAACAGGTAAGCTGAAGCTTACAAGCCTGAACGGTACTGCAACCAGTACCGGTACCTTCACCTTTATCCCTGCTCCGGTAATCGCCAGCTTTAGTCCGGCTGTTGGCTTGGCAGGCACAGAAGCGGCTCCAGGCACTGAAGTAACCATTACAGGCAGAAACTTCGAAGGTGTAACGCAGGTGGCGTTTGCAAATAATGCTACGATAGATGTAACAGGTGCTGCACTGGTAGACAACGGTGATGGAACCTCAAGCTTTAGGGTAACGGTGCCACAGGGTGCTGTTACAGGGCCGCTAAGCGTTACCACTCCGGGTGGCACAGCCACTAGCACAGAAAATTTTGTTGTGTATCAGACTCCTGTTATTGCCAGCTTCACTACTACGGCACGCCCGGGAGATGTCATTACCATCACAGGGTCAGGGTTTACCGGAGTTGAGCAGGTAACCTTCTTAGGCCTGAGCGAGAACGGTGCGGACGACCTATCAGTGGCGACCACCTCTGTAACAGATACAGAAATAACGGTGGTGGTGCCAACAGGGGCCGTTACTGGTGAACTGGCTGTTACGAACGCTGCCGGTACAGGAACCACAGGTGCCCTAACGCCAAGTGAGTTTACGGTAGACCCAACACCATACATTAGCAGCCTTTCTCCTGCAGAGGGAATCGTAGGAGATAACATCACGATCATAGGTCAAAACCTGTCGGGCGCTACGGCTGTAACGTTCTTCAACGATATTCCTGCTGATCTCACAAACGTTACGGTTGTAACAGAAGAGAACGGAATTCAGAGCCTGACAGTGGCTATCCCTGCGGGTGCGACGACGGGTGCTGTAAGTGTAACGACTGATGCAGGCACAGCCACAAGCACAGAAGAACTGACGGTAATACTTGACCCGATAAACATAGCCTTCGCTACGACAGAAGGCCGTGCCGGAGATACGTTCTCCATCACTGGCGATAACTTTACGGGCGTTACAGCTGTGACTGTTGGAGGTGAGGCCGTAGATTACACGTTTGTAGATGATAAGGAAATAAAGGTAACACTTACCCCGAACGCAGTGACCGGTGTAATAGCCGTAACAAACGCAGCCGGTACGGGTGTTAGCGAGGGTGAGTTTACTGTTCTGACGACGCCATTAATTACCGGATTCAACCCAGTAAAAGGATTGGTGGGTACAGAGGTAACGATTACCGGTAAACTGCTAAGTCAGATTGACGGTGTCACCTTTGGCGCCAGCGCTGCCGTTGCCCCAGTGTCTGCTTCCGCAACGCAGGTAGTGGTGCTTGTGCCGGCAGATGCTACCACAGGTACAATTACTATATCAGGAGCAAACGGAACGGCTACAAGCACAGAAAGCTTCACTGTTGTTCTGCCGCCACAAATTGCCGACTTCAGCCCTAAAGTTGGGCCGGTAGGTACAGAGGTAACGATTACAGGTAACAACTTCACGGATATCTCCGCTGTTAAGTTTAACGACTTAGATGCTGTTTCTTACACTGTTACCGCAGATGGCGATAGCATAACGGCAATCGTGCCTGAAGATGCAGCAAAAGGCTTTATCACCATCACCAACCCTGCCGGTACTGCTAGCACAGAAGGCATGGAGGGTATAGAGTCCACTATGTTTGAGGTGCCGGCACCGAGCATCACCGGGTTGGATAAAACAGAAGGATTTGTAGGAGAGCCGGTGGTGATTGCGGGGCAATACTTTACTGGTGCCGACTCTGTAATGTTCAACGGTGTAACGTCTGCAAGCTTCACTGTAGACAATGACGGACAGATTACAGCTTACCCGCCAGCAGGCGCAGGTGAGGGTGTGATTACGGTTTATACCACAAGTGGCAGTGGCAGTAGCGAAAGCCTTTTCAAAGTACTGTCTCCTGAAATCACAGATGTCTATGTAAATGTTCCGGAGAACACCGTTAATGAAGGCTATGCTGGAACAGAGGTGACGATTGTTGGTAACTACTTCCAGGGAACCGACATAGAGGTGAAGTTTGGCGAAGTGACAGCAACGTTTACACCAGTGGCCGGTGAAGAGACAACAAAGCTAGTTGCCATGGTGCCGCAAGCCAGGTTTAACCAAAGCGTAGCTCCAATCTCTGTAACAACAGAAAGCGGTACCGGAGAAAGCGAAGAGACGTTTAAAACCTTGGTTCCGGAGCAGATTACGTTTACTCCTGCACAGGGAAGAGTTGGAGATGAAGTTACAGTTAGTGGCGTGTACCTTAAAAATGTTGTCTCTATCAACTTTAACGGAGCATCTGTTGGTATATCAAGCGAAGGACAAACTAACCCTACGGGGGACGAAGTAACGTCGTTTACAGTACAGGTGCCGGTAGACGCAAACACCGGGGTTATCTCGGTTACCACAACAAGCGGAACGGGTGCCTCGGCAACTAACTTTACCGTGCTTGCGCCAGATGTAATGACAATCGACCCTACCGAGGGCCGCGTGGCGTTAACTGTTGTAAAAATTACTGGCCAGTACTTTGATCAGGCATCAAAGGTAACGTTCCTTGGTGACGTGACGACCAGCGCTGACGATGTGGTGCTGAGCACTGGAAGCTTCTCGGTTGTAAGTGATACAGAGATAAGTGTAGAAGTGCCGGCAGGAGCCAAGACAGGACCAATTGCGGTAACAACTCCAAGCGGCACAGATAACAGCCCAACCTTCACGGTGCTAGCGCCGGTTATCACGAGCTTCTCTCCTGAGAAAGGCCAGGTAAACAGAACAATGTTTGCTATTAATGGGCAGTACTTTACAAATGCAACGAAAGTAACGTTCCTGAGTGGCAGCGCGCCAGATGTAGATGCGACAATGTTCTTTGTAAACACTGATGGCCAGCTTACTGTTGCTGTGCCTGTCGGGGCTAAAACAGGAAGAATCAGTGTAACGACTCCAAGCGGAACAGCCATAAGCGAAATGGACTTTACAGTTCTAACTCCTTTTATCACGAGTATTGAACCAACAGAAGGAAGTAAGGTCGGAGAAACAATTACAATCACTGGATCATACTTTGAAGATCTCATCAAAGTCGTTTTCAGAGGACCGAATGCAGCCTCTACAGCTGATGATGTAGAAGTGCAGGCTGCAGACTTACTATCCAAATCTGGAACTGTGCTTACACTGGCAGTTCCACAAGGAGCCAGAACAGGCTCTATTGGTGTGGAGACACTGAGTGGCACAGGAGTAAGCGCCAGCTACAAAATCATACCAGAGCTCTATGACTTCTATGTAACCGGCGAACCGGGTGTCAAAGAAGGTCCTTTTGGGACAAGCATCACGATAAAAGGTATGTCACTGATCAACGCGACTCGCGTAACTGTGAATGGTGTAACAGCGACAAACCTGGTTAGAGTAGACAATGAGACGTTAACGGCAAGGATCCCAACAGGCTCCCGTACCGGCAAAATTGCCGTTACCACGCCAGGAGGCACTGTGACCAACACAGAAGACTTTGTTGTAACAAGCCCGATCATTGATAACCTGACTCCTACGTCAGGCAAGATTGGCTCTACATTGGTCATTAAAGGTGTGAACCTGCACGATGTTGGTAAGGTGGAGTTTGGCAACGGCGTTGCCACCTCTCAGTTTACTGAATCTGCTGACGGTGCTTCTTTGAGTGTAGTAGTGCCGAAAGGCGCCGCAACAGGAAAAGTGACAGTTTACACGCTGGCAGGCCCTGCCGCGGTAAGCAGCCAGACCTTTACTGTGATTGTTCCGGTGATTACGGTAAGCACAAACGAACTGAACTTTACGGCTAAGGCTGGAGAAGAATCGGCAGTGCAGACCTATACCGTGAGCGCCACGAACCTGGAAAGCGCGGTGACAGTAACGGCTCCGAGAGGAGGTCTATTCCTGATATCTGCTGACGGTGTGACTTTTGGCGGCTCGTTAACGTTAGCTCAGCCTGCCGATAACACACTTGCGCCAACTACGGTTTATGTGAAGTTTAGCTCTGCAGACGAAGACTTCTATGTAAGCAGTATCAGTCACACAGCTACGAACGCTGTAACCAAGTCGGTAACCGTAACGGGTAACTCTACTCCTCCGACTACGCCACTGCCAGTAGAGCTGGTGTCTTTCAACGCTACCGTTCAGGGCGAAAAGGCGCAGCTGACATGGGTGACGGCTTCTGAAGAGAACAACTCTCACTTTGAGGTGGAGATGTCGTTGAATGGAGTAGGCGGCTTCGTAAAAGTGGGACGTGTTAACAGCAAACTGACTAACAGCACTGTTCGCACAACGTACGGGTTCACACACAGCCTGGGCAACGAGAGCGGCACACGCTACTACCGCCTGAAGCAGGTAGACCTAGATGGCACTTCTTCTTACAGCAAAGTGGTAGCAGTGGCCGTAAAAGCCAGAGAGCTGGTACAGCAGTTGCTGGTAGCGCCAAACCCTATCAACTACAACTCGAAAGTATTTATTACAGCAGAGGTAGAAGGTAAGGCTGCACTGAAGCTGCACAGCATTTCTGGTAAAAAGGTGTATGCAAAGGTAATAGAGCTGCACCAGGGCCAGAACGAAGTACAGCTGCCGGTTTACGATAAGCTAACCAAAGGCATGTATGTGCTGACGGTAGAGCTGAACGGACAGGTATACCAGGTGAAAGTGCTGAAAGAGTAG
- a CDS encoding metallophosphoesterase family protein, with protein sequence MARYALTDIHGCARTLKALVQDQLQLQKTDELYLLGDLVNKGPDSKGVIDYVLHLQSQGYQVHCLRGNHDQMLLKSAKKGEKALSLTATEKKLLLQSFSIDAFEDLPKKYVRFLKSLPYYIELPDYYLVHAGFDFRQGNIFSDKDAMLNIRDYKVDWGKINSKNLLHGHTPTALHAIKKSVAHKSRQLNLDAGCVYYKNAAYGNLVALDLDSQELFVQPNLDRPYAVARKS encoded by the coding sequence ATGGCCCGCTACGCCCTTACCGACATACATGGCTGTGCCCGTACCCTTAAGGCACTGGTGCAAGACCAGCTTCAACTACAGAAGACAGACGAGCTGTACCTGCTCGGGGACCTGGTAAACAAAGGCCCGGACTCAAAAGGTGTTATCGACTATGTGCTGCACCTGCAAAGCCAGGGTTACCAGGTGCACTGCCTGCGCGGCAACCACGACCAGATGCTGCTGAAGTCTGCCAAGAAAGGCGAAAAGGCGCTCAGCCTGACGGCTACAGAGAAGAAACTGCTGCTGCAGAGCTTTAGCATCGATGCTTTCGAAGACTTGCCCAAGAAGTATGTGCGGTTTCTGAAAAGCCTCCCCTATTACATTGAGCTGCCCGACTACTACCTGGTGCACGCTGGCTTCGATTTTAGGCAGGGAAATATATTCTCTGACAAGGATGCCATGCTTAATATCCGCGACTACAAGGTAGACTGGGGTAAAATCAACAGCAAAAACCTGCTGCACGGCCACACGCCCACGGCCCTTCATGCCATCAAAAAGTCGGTGGCGCACAAAAGCCGCCAACTGAACCTGGACGCTGGCTGTGTTTACTACAAAAACGCCGCCTACGGCAACCTGGTTGCGCTCGACCTGGACTCTCAGGAGCTTTTTGTCCAGCCCAACCTGGATCGCCCTTATGCTGTCGCACGGAAGAGCTAA
- a CDS encoding SDR family oxidoreductase: MKTMENKPKSFPGQRQEQPGDQYKMTPEPEIIKDSYKGSGKLKDKVALITGGDSGIGRSVAVHFAREGADVAIVYLEEDKDAQDTKSMVEKEGRKCLLIAGDVGGEDFCKEAVQRTVKELGKLDILVNNAGEQHEQHDIRDISAEQLQRTFTTNIFAMFYFVKEALNHMKEGSAIINTASVTAYHGNKLLLDYSSTKGAIVAFTRTLAQMVADKKIRVNGVAPGPIWTPLIPASFNEDKVKSFGQSTPLKRAGQPSEVAPAYVYLASEDSTYTIAEMLHVNGGEMVTT, encoded by the coding sequence ATGAAAACTATGGAAAACAAACCGAAATCTTTTCCGGGGCAGCGGCAGGAGCAGCCCGGCGATCAGTATAAAATGACTCCGGAGCCGGAGATTATCAAAGACTCTTACAAAGGCAGCGGCAAGCTTAAAGATAAAGTGGCCCTGATTACGGGGGGCGACAGTGGCATCGGGCGCTCGGTGGCCGTGCATTTTGCCCGCGAAGGGGCCGATGTGGCCATCGTGTACCTGGAGGAAGACAAAGACGCACAGGACACCAAAAGCATGGTGGAGAAGGAGGGCCGAAAGTGCCTGCTGATCGCCGGAGACGTGGGCGGTGAAGACTTCTGCAAAGAGGCCGTACAGCGCACGGTAAAGGAGCTCGGGAAGCTGGACATCCTGGTGAACAACGCCGGGGAGCAGCACGAGCAGCATGATATCCGGGACATAAGCGCGGAGCAGCTGCAGCGCACCTTTACTACCAACATCTTTGCCATGTTCTACTTCGTGAAGGAGGCCCTCAACCACATGAAAGAAGGCAGTGCCATCATCAACACGGCATCTGTAACGGCTTACCACGGTAACAAACTGCTGCTCGATTACTCTTCTACCAAAGGAGCCATCGTGGCCTTTACCCGCACACTGGCGCAGATGGTGGCAGACAAGAAGATACGCGTAAACGGCGTGGCCCCCGGCCCGATCTGGACGCCGCTTATCCCGGCCTCTTTTAACGAAGACAAGGTGAAGAGCTTTGGGCAGAGCACACCGCTGAAGCGCGCGGGGCAACCGTCAGAAGTGGCGCCGGCCTATGTATACCTCGCGTCAGAGGATTCTACCTATACTATTGCCGAAATGCTGCACGTTAACGGCGGCGAGATGGTAACTACCTAA
- a CDS encoding 4a-hydroxytetrahydrobiopterin dehydratase yields MWQEQDNKLSSSLTFRDFKQAMAFMNEVADVAEEMDHHPWWSNVYNKVEIELTTHDTGNTVTEKDHRLAARIEQIYRDITGSEA; encoded by the coding sequence ATGTGGCAGGAACAGGACAATAAGCTCAGCAGCAGCCTTACCTTCAGAGACTTTAAGCAGGCGATGGCCTTTATGAACGAAGTGGCAGACGTAGCCGAAGAGATGGACCACCACCCCTGGTGGAGCAATGTGTACAACAAGGTGGAGATAGAGCTGACTACCCACGACACCGGCAACACCGTCACGGAAAAGGACCACCGGCTGGCGGCGCGGATCGAGCAGATTTACAGGGACATCACGGGCTCTGAGGCTTAA